One Chryseobacterium geocarposphaerae DNA window includes the following coding sequences:
- a CDS encoding M3 family metallopeptidase yields the protein MKNITSVLLISALAFNYSCTTMKKADNQQEIIIPASLASNPFMKKSKLQYEAPEFDKIKNEHFKPAFDFGLKQHDAEILGIANNPDAPTFENTIVALEKSGEILKRAVIVFSNLTSANTNPTLQALDEEYAPIFAAHSDKMYLNENLYKRIKAISENGLDAESKRLLQYYKQNFEIAGANLSSADKEKLKQINQELASLSTQYSNKLLEARKQGGVFFTDAKELDGLSADEIAAAASDAKNAGKPGQYLLALQNTTQQPLLQNLKNRATREKLFKASWLRAEKGDGNDTRETIEKLAKLRLKKAQVLGKKSFAEWKLQDQMAKTPEAATKLMNQIATPAVETARREAKDIQDLIDQQKGGFKLEPWDWNFYAEQVRKAKFDLDESEIKPYFEITTVLEKGVFFAAEKFYGLTFKKRTDLPVYHPDVVTYEVFDHDGKSIAIYYLDFYTRDSKNGGAWMSNFVEQSYLLGTKPVIVNCYNYQKPAPGKPSLISYDDVTTIFHEFGHSIHGMFASQKYPSLSGTNVPRDFVEFPSQINEHWALDPVVLKNYALHYQTKQPIPQALVDKIKKAATFNQGYMTTELVSAAELDMDWHTVTNESELIPVLDFEKQSLAKHGFTLATVPPRYHTPYFAHIWGGGYSAGYYAYLWSETLDNDAWEWISKNGGLTRENGDRFRKYILSVGNSVDLNQAFRDFTGHDPDIKPLLRNRGFIK from the coding sequence ATGAAAAATATTACATCGGTATTATTAATTTCTGCATTAGCATTTAACTACTCTTGTACTACAATGAAAAAAGCCGATAATCAACAGGAAATCATTATTCCTGCATCACTAGCATCAAATCCTTTCATGAAGAAAAGTAAGCTTCAGTATGAAGCTCCTGAGTTTGATAAAATTAAGAACGAACATTTTAAACCCGCTTTTGATTTCGGACTCAAGCAACATGATGCTGAGATTTTAGGTATTGCCAATAATCCAGACGCTCCTACTTTTGAGAATACTATTGTTGCGTTAGAAAAAAGCGGCGAAATTTTAAAAAGAGCTGTTATTGTATTCTCAAACCTTACAAGCGCAAATACCAATCCTACTTTACAGGCTTTAGATGAAGAATATGCTCCGATTTTTGCAGCTCATTCCGATAAAATGTATCTGAACGAGAATCTTTATAAAAGAATTAAAGCAATTTCTGAAAACGGTTTAGATGCGGAAAGCAAAAGACTATTACAATACTATAAACAAAACTTCGAAATCGCAGGAGCTAATCTTTCTTCTGCTGACAAAGAAAAATTAAAGCAAATTAATCAGGAGCTGGCTTCACTTTCTACACAATATTCAAACAAATTATTAGAAGCGAGAAAACAAGGCGGAGTTTTCTTTACCGATGCAAAGGAACTGGACGGACTTTCTGCTGATGAAATTGCTGCCGCTGCAAGTGATGCTAAAAATGCAGGAAAACCTGGTCAATATTTATTAGCACTACAAAATACAACACAACAGCCTCTTTTACAAAACTTAAAAAACAGAGCAACAAGAGAAAAATTATTCAAAGCATCCTGGTTGAGAGCTGAAAAAGGAGATGGAAACGATACCAGAGAAACGATTGAAAAATTAGCGAAACTAAGACTTAAAAAAGCTCAGGTTTTGGGTAAAAAAAGTTTCGCGGAGTGGAAACTGCAGGATCAGATGGCCAAAACTCCTGAAGCTGCCACTAAATTAATGAACCAGATCGCAACACCTGCCGTAGAAACAGCAAGACGGGAAGCTAAAGATATTCAGGATCTGATTGACCAGCAGAAAGGAGGTTTCAAACTTGAACCTTGGGATTGGAATTTTTATGCAGAACAGGTTAGAAAGGCAAAATTTGATCTTGATGAAAGTGAAATCAAGCCTTACTTCGAAATCACAACCGTACTGGAAAAAGGAGTTTTCTTCGCTGCCGAAAAATTTTATGGATTAACCTTCAAAAAAAGAACAGACCTTCCGGTATATCATCCTGATGTTGTAACGTACGAAGTTTTCGATCATGACGGAAAATCTATCGCCATCTATTACCTGGATTTCTACACAAGAGATTCTAAAAATGGTGGAGCCTGGATGAGCAATTTCGTTGAGCAGTCTTACCTTTTAGGAACAAAACCGGTTATTGTAAACTGCTACAATTATCAGAAACCTGCTCCTGGAAAACCTTCATTAATCAGTTATGATGATGTAACCACAATTTTCCACGAGTTTGGACACTCTATTCACGGAATGTTTGCAAGCCAGAAATACCCTTCCCTTTCAGGAACTAATGTACCGAGAGATTTTGTGGAATTCCCTTCACAAATTAACGAACACTGGGCTTTAGATCCGGTAGTTTTAAAAAATTATGCCCTTCATTACCAAACGAAACAACCCATTCCACAAGCTTTAGTTGATAAAATTAAAAAAGCAGCTACCTTTAATCAGGGATATATGACCACCGAATTGGTTTCTGCAGCCGAATTAGATATGGATTGGCATACCGTAACCAATGAAAGTGAACTGATTCCTGTTTTAGATTTCGAAAAACAATCACTGGCAAAACACGGATTTACTTTAGCAACAGTTCCACCGAGATATCATACGCCTTATTTTGCTCATATTTGGGGCGGTGGTTATTCTGCAGGATATTATGCTTATTTATGGTCAGAAACATTGGATAATGACGCATGGGAATGGATTTCAAAGAACGGCGGATTGACGAGAGAAAACGGAGACCGTTTCAGAAAATATATTCTTTCCGTAGGAAATTCTGTTGATCTGAACCAGGCATTCAGAGATTTCACAGGACATGATCCGGATATCAAACCTTTATTGAGAAACAGGGGTTTTATTAAATAA
- a CDS encoding head GIN domain-containing protein, whose protein sequence is MRSQTIFIFSAFLLLASCDKHERRNGDKEKSSWVEKVVTTDNGPVKQREITGDFDEIEVSQAIDAEVIKSDVEKVVISAPQNIIDEVLVDNDGGSLHIHYKKGIRVMNTHNVSAKIYTKDFSKLNANSAAKITVKDKFIQEKTHIEVSSAGSISGDLEANDFDISVDSSSNFSGKIWAVDLDIDASSGASIDVSGKAKNAEVSSSSGSSVSAKELIADHVNADASSGASVQISASSSIKAEASSGGSVNVYKKGNVTSVTKEENSGGSVSIE, encoded by the coding sequence ATGAGATCACAAACTATTTTTATTTTTTCGGCCTTCCTGTTATTAGCTTCATGCGATAAGCATGAACGAAGAAATGGAGACAAGGAAAAAAGCAGCTGGGTGGAAAAGGTTGTTACCACCGATAACGGACCAGTGAAACAAAGGGAAATCACCGGCGATTTTGATGAAATTGAAGTTTCCCAGGCCATTGATGCTGAAGTTATAAAATCTGATGTAGAAAAAGTGGTGATTTCTGCACCTCAAAATATTATTGATGAGGTTCTGGTAGACAACGACGGCGGTAGTCTTCATATTCATTATAAAAAAGGAATAAGAGTCATGAATACGCATAATGTTTCTGCAAAAATTTATACTAAAGATTTTTCGAAGCTTAATGCAAATTCTGCAGCAAAAATTACTGTTAAGGACAAGTTTATCCAGGAGAAAACACATATTGAAGTTTCCAGTGCAGGGAGTATTTCCGGAGATCTTGAAGCGAATGATTTTGATATTTCTGTGGACAGCAGCAGTAATTTTAGCGGAAAAATATGGGCTGTTGATCTGGATATTGATGCTTCTTCAGGAGCAAGTATTGATGTTTCAGGAAAAGCTAAAAATGCGGAGGTAAGTTCTTCTTCAGGAAGTAGTGTTTCGGCTAAAGAACTTATTGCTGATCACGTAAATGCAGATGCATCTAGCGGAGCAAGTGTACAGATCAGTGCTTCTTCATCCATTAAAGCAGAAGCTTCTTCAGGGGGAAGCGTAAATGTATATAAAAAAGGAAATGTAACTTCTGTAACGAAAGAAGAGAACAGTGGCGGAAGTGTGTCGATTGAGTAA
- a CDS encoding monovalent cation:proton antiporter-2 (CPA2) family protein, translated as MESSLAMNTLIFLGVAIIMVPLVRKFGLSSVIGYLAGGIIIGPYVLKLTGKDVNDIMHASEFGVIMLLFLVGLELEPRKFWEMRKKIIGLGLTQMLLTTSLLFLVFIWADWKIDKAFAIAMCFALSSTAIVLQTLQEKNNLKTLAGEASFSTLLFQDIAVIPILAILPLVANYKARHHDNEIQVLIQTLPEWMQFATVILGVAMLILLGRYVFVPFLRYVSKSGMTELLTASSLFLVIGVSELMVAIGLSPALGAFLAGVMLANSEFRHELEAQIDPFKGLLLAVFFVSVGSTMNFNIIQKDPVFIFSTVFAVLSIKFIVLFFIGKFFKIDTPQSLFYAFALSQVGEFAFVLINYASSLYLINPELNAQMMAVTAITMCITPLLLIINDKIITPKFIKEVPEQDSDFNILDNTISQKKIIIVGFGHFGSTVGRLLKANKVAATVLDRDSDRVKLLRSYGFKVYYGDATRLPILRAAGIEDAQILVLCLDDPDDNKFIAELVREHYPKVKIFVRAKNRIDAYSYLNNGIDNIYRETLGTAVDMAVDVLHETGMRKYAARRLGQRFMAIDKASVRKLAKIKEEGDDLNLFTTKEILQREEELLAYDNLNFDTRNWEGSSTADEEDEIED; from the coding sequence ATGGAATCTAGCTTAGCAATGAATACCCTTATTTTTTTAGGCGTTGCCATCATTATGGTTCCGCTCGTAAGAAAGTTTGGGCTAAGTTCTGTAATCGGTTATCTTGCCGGAGGGATTATTATTGGTCCTTATGTTTTAAAACTTACAGGTAAAGATGTAAACGACATTATGCATGCCAGTGAATTTGGAGTGATCATGCTTTTGTTTTTGGTCGGATTGGAACTTGAACCCAGAAAATTCTGGGAAATGCGAAAGAAAATCATTGGGCTGGGTCTCACACAAATGCTTCTAACCACTTCCCTCCTTTTTTTAGTTTTTATCTGGGCTGATTGGAAAATCGACAAAGCTTTTGCCATTGCGATGTGTTTTGCACTATCTTCTACTGCTATCGTTCTACAGACTTTACAGGAAAAAAACAATTTAAAAACACTAGCCGGAGAAGCTTCATTCTCAACACTTTTATTTCAGGATATTGCCGTGATTCCTATTTTGGCAATTTTACCACTTGTTGCTAATTATAAAGCAAGGCATCACGATAACGAAATCCAGGTTCTTATACAGACGCTTCCGGAGTGGATGCAGTTTGCAACCGTAATTCTGGGTGTTGCGATGTTGATTTTATTGGGGCGCTATGTTTTTGTTCCTTTTTTAAGATACGTTTCAAAATCCGGAATGACAGAGCTTTTAACAGCCTCTTCCCTATTCTTGGTGATTGGTGTTTCAGAATTGATGGTTGCAATTGGCCTTTCTCCCGCTTTAGGAGCGTTCCTTGCAGGGGTAATGCTCGCCAACAGTGAGTTCCGCCATGAATTGGAAGCCCAGATTGATCCTTTCAAAGGATTATTGCTTGCTGTCTTTTTTGTAAGTGTAGGTTCTACCATGAATTTTAATATTATTCAGAAAGATCCTGTCTTTATTTTCAGTACTGTTTTTGCCGTTTTAAGTATAAAATTTATTGTTTTATTTTTTATCGGGAAGTTTTTCAAAATTGATACTCCCCAAAGCTTATTTTACGCTTTTGCTCTTTCTCAGGTAGGAGAATTCGCTTTTGTACTGATCAATTACGCTTCAAGCCTTTATCTGATAAATCCGGAACTCAATGCACAAATGATGGCAGTAACGGCAATCACAATGTGTATTACACCATTGCTTTTAATTATTAATGATAAAATAATCACCCCTAAATTCATCAAAGAAGTCCCTGAACAAGACAGTGATTTTAACATTCTGGACAATACTATTTCCCAGAAAAAAATTATTATTGTCGGTTTTGGACACTTTGGGAGTACGGTAGGACGATTGCTTAAAGCCAATAAAGTAGCTGCAACCGTTTTGGACAGAGATTCGGACCGTGTGAAGCTATTAAGGAGCTACGGCTTCAAGGTGTATTACGGAGATGCTACAAGGCTTCCTATTTTAAGAGCTGCAGGAATTGAAGATGCGCAGATTTTAGTGCTTTGCCTTGATGATCCTGATGACAATAAATTCATTGCAGAGCTTGTACGGGAGCATTATCCTAAAGTGAAAATCTTCGTCAGAGCTAAAAACAGAATTGATGCATATAGCTACCTTAACAACGGAATCGACAATATCTACCGTGAAACACTCGGGACTGCTGTTGATATGGCAGTAGACGTTCTGCACGAAACAGGCATGAGAAAATATGCTGCAAGAAGACTCGGACAACGGTTTATGGCTATAGATAAAGCTTCGGTAAGGAAATTAGCAAAAATAAAAGAAGAAGGAGATGATCTTAATCTTTTTACCACAAAAGAAATCCTTCAGCGGGAAGAGGAATTATTAGCTTATGATAATCTTAATTTCGACACCCGAAACTGGGAAGGTTCTTCAACGGCAGATGAGGAAGATGAAATAGAAGATTAA
- a CDS encoding NAD(P)H-dependent oxidoreductase, whose amino-acid sequence MKKTLVVFAHPYLEHSNSNVELINFYVRHQHFTLRDLYEEYPDFHIAAFRERKRLKNYDRFIFQFPLIWFGIPPLLRLWIDEVFDRDWLKEGEYNPLENKEVYILVTTGGKERSFSRHGTYKYTVEELISGLIVSLNVFKANLKNIKIVYEANKLSKKDIILHKQKFTELLNQ is encoded by the coding sequence ATGAAGAAGACGTTGGTAGTTTTTGCACATCCTTATCTGGAGCACTCCAATTCTAATGTAGAGCTCATCAATTTCTATGTCCGTCATCAACATTTCACCCTCAGAGATCTTTACGAAGAATATCCTGATTTTCATATCGCTGCTTTTCGCGAAAGAAAAAGATTAAAGAATTATGACCGTTTTATTTTTCAGTTTCCTTTGATCTGGTTCGGAATCCCTCCTCTGCTGAGACTTTGGATTGATGAAGTTTTTGATCGCGACTGGCTGAAAGAAGGAGAATATAATCCGTTGGAAAACAAAGAGGTTTACATCTTGGTAACAACTGGAGGAAAAGAGAGATCTTTCAGCAGACACGGAACTTATAAATATACTGTTGAAGAGCTTATCAGCGGTCTTATCGTTTCGTTAAATGTTTTTAAAGCCAATCTTAAAAATATTAAGATCGTTTACGAGGCTAATAAATTATCAAAAAAAGACATCATCTTACATAAACAGAAATTTACAGAACTTTTGAACCAATAA
- a CDS encoding TPM domain-containing protein, whose amino-acid sequence MRLRSLKIVFLFLLLCFYGLVSAQYTIPKKPPILYPVYDEANLLSQQEKDKLNDKLIKFADSTSTEIEVIIIPSTKGEDVNFLATMFGEKWGIGKKDIDNGIVFLIATEDHTMSIQQGRAVEQYLTASVAGQILDYIVTPHFKKGEWYEGINRGTSALMEAVQGKFKPIANQESGDGSVLKILLIAFVIFIILAILFGNRGGGNGGNDDDDVLITRRGRRNYPGGFFPFPGSFGGGGFGGGSSGGGFGGFGGGGSFGGGGASGGW is encoded by the coding sequence ATGAGATTACGTTCTCTTAAAATAGTATTTTTATTCTTACTGCTATGCTTTTACGGTCTTGTATCAGCACAATATACTATTCCCAAAAAGCCACCGATTCTTTATCCTGTTTATGATGAAGCCAATTTATTAAGCCAGCAGGAAAAAGATAAGCTGAATGACAAACTCATCAAATTTGCAGATTCTACCTCTACGGAAATTGAGGTTATTATCATCCCTTCAACAAAGGGAGAAGATGTCAACTTTTTAGCAACCATGTTTGGTGAAAAATGGGGAATAGGAAAAAAAGATATTGATAACGGAATTGTTTTTTTAATTGCAACCGAAGACCACACTATGTCGATCCAGCAGGGACGAGCTGTTGAACAATACTTAACCGCATCAGTTGCAGGGCAAATTTTAGATTATATCGTTACTCCTCATTTTAAAAAAGGTGAATGGTATGAAGGAATCAACCGGGGGACTTCGGCCTTAATGGAAGCCGTTCAGGGAAAATTCAAACCTATTGCCAATCAGGAAAGCGGTGACGGAAGTGTTTTAAAAATACTGCTTATTGCTTTTGTCATCTTTATTATTCTTGCCATCCTTTTTGGAAACAGAGGAGGAGGAAATGGCGGAAACGATGACGATGACGTCCTGATCACAAGACGTGGCAGAAGAAACTATCCCGGAGGTTTTTTCCCTTTCCCCGGTAGTTTCGGCGGCGGTGGATTTGGAGGCGGCAGCTCTGGTGGTGGATTTGGAGGTTTCGGTGGCGGCGGAAGCTTTGGCGGTGGTGGTGCATCAGGAGGATGGTAA
- a CDS encoding TPM domain-containing protein yields MKSFLTDQQIASLVEAIQSAEEHSTGEIRVHIDSNTENDNAKTAFKIFEKLCLNKTTGKNAVLFHVNFEQKYLTIIGDTGIHEKVQQSYWDHLHDYITAEFAKGNYYKALKSAILETGLELKKHFPVTGENPNQLSNEITFS; encoded by the coding sequence ATGAAAAGTTTCCTTACAGATCAGCAAATAGCTTCCCTTGTGGAAGCTATTCAATCAGCAGAAGAACATTCTACCGGTGAGATCAGAGTGCATATTGATTCGAATACTGAAAACGACAATGCCAAAACGGCGTTTAAAATTTTCGAAAAATTATGCCTTAATAAAACTACCGGGAAAAATGCAGTGCTTTTCCATGTAAATTTTGAACAAAAATACCTTACCATTATTGGTGATACGGGAATTCATGAGAAAGTACAACAATCCTATTGGGATCATCTGCATGATTATATTACTGCTGAGTTTGCTAAGGGAAACTATTATAAAGCCTTGAAAAGTGCAATTCTGGAAACAGGGCTTGAACTTAAAAAACATTTTCCCGTAACCGGAGAAAATCCCAACCAATTATCTAATGAGATTACGTTCTCTTAA
- a CDS encoding LemA family protein: MKNKGCLSAGTIGIALLIIVAVLFFWGKNGYNNFVAQEQEVITKWANVETVYQKRANLIPNLERTVKSYSKFEQETLTKVVEARSKATSINIDPSNMTEQDLARFQAAQGQLSGALSRLMAVVEQYPNLKADQQYINFQREYTAIENSIRSETVYYNQAVQKYNTSIKQFPNNILANFTNFKEKPAFKAEAGAEKAPEVFSE; the protein is encoded by the coding sequence ATGAAAAACAAGGGCTGTCTGAGCGCCGGAACCATCGGTATTGCTCTACTCATTATTGTTGCTGTATTATTTTTCTGGGGTAAAAACGGATATAATAATTTCGTAGCTCAGGAGCAGGAAGTTATTACCAAATGGGCCAATGTAGAAACCGTGTATCAGAAGAGAGCGAATCTTATTCCGAACTTGGAAAGAACCGTAAAATCTTATTCAAAATTTGAACAGGAAACCCTTACAAAAGTGGTTGAAGCCCGCTCAAAAGCAACGTCTATCAATATTGACCCAAGCAATATGACCGAACAGGATCTTGCAAGATTCCAGGCTGCACAAGGACAATTATCCGGAGCTTTAAGCAGATTGATGGCTGTTGTAGAACAGTATCCAAATCTAAAAGCCGATCAGCAATATATTAACTTCCAAAGAGAATATACTGCAATCGAAAACAGTATCAGAAGCGAAACGGTATATTATAATCAGGCTGTACAGAAGTATAATACTTCAATTAAACAGTTTCCGAACAATATTCTGGCAAACTTTACCAATTTCAAAGAAAAACCTGCATTCAAAGCTGAAGCAGGAGCTGAAAAAGCACCTGAAGTATTCTCAGAATAA
- a CDS encoding dihydrofolate reductase: MTTIVVAMGKKNEIGFENQLLWHLPKDLKHFKDLTSGHPIIMGRKTYESIGKPLPNRTNIVVSRQKDWFEEGILIVGSIKEAVKFAKKIDEEVFIIGGGNIYAQTMDVVDRLEVTLVKADLEADTYFPKIDPKVWRKVDEVCHEKDEKNQYDFCFQTYERIKSE; encoded by the coding sequence ATGACAACAATAGTGGTGGCAATGGGAAAGAAAAACGAAATCGGTTTTGAAAACCAATTGCTTTGGCATCTTCCGAAAGATTTAAAACATTTTAAAGATCTGACTTCGGGGCACCCGATTATCATGGGAAGAAAAACATATGAGAGTATCGGAAAACCGCTGCCTAACCGCACCAATATTGTTGTATCCAGACAAAAAGACTGGTTTGAGGAAGGAATTTTAATTGTCGGAAGCATTAAAGAAGCTGTAAAATTTGCAAAAAAGATTGATGAAGAAGTTTTCATTATCGGGGGTGGTAATATTTATGCACAGACAATGGATGTTGTTGACAGACTGGAGGTAACTTTGGTGAAAGCAGACTTGGAAGCCGATACTTATTTTCCCAAAATTGATCCTAAAGTATGGAGAAAGGTGGATGAGGTTTGCCATGAGAAAGATGAAAAAAATCAATATGATTTTTGTTTTCAGACGTACGAAAGAATTAAGAGTGAATAG
- a CDS encoding tetratricopeptide repeat protein translates to MNKYIKFVTSAIIIAIAVYLMMNRNIGWGIVLVVVAAAPILLFFKNEYILLAFWQLRKQNMEKAAVWLQSITNYQTQLHKSQYGYYHYLLGLTQAQDHPTKVEPLMRKALEYGLNMKHDRAMATLNLAAAAISKGRKQEGQKLLEEAKRLDSAGMMTDQIKMMKDQLKMPTMQKHMHNPHMRNRGKFF, encoded by the coding sequence ATGAATAAATACATAAAGTTCGTAACCTCTGCGATTATTATTGCAATAGCAGTTTATCTGATGATGAACAGAAACATCGGTTGGGGAATTGTTTTGGTGGTGGTTGCTGCTGCGCCTATTTTACTTTTCTTTAAAAATGAATATATTCTTTTGGCTTTCTGGCAATTAAGAAAACAAAATATGGAAAAGGCGGCTGTTTGGCTGCAAAGCATTACCAATTATCAAACTCAGCTTCATAAATCTCAATATGGATATTATCATTATCTGTTAGGATTAACACAAGCTCAGGATCACCCGACAAAAGTGGAGCCTTTAATGAGAAAAGCTTTGGAATATGGATTGAATATGAAGCACGACAGAGCAATGGCTACCTTGAACCTTGCAGCTGCAGCAATTTCTAAAGGAAGAAAACAGGAAGGACAAAAGCTATTGGAAGAAGCCAAGAGGTTAGACAGCGCAGGAATGATGACGGATCAGATCAAAATGATGAAAGATCAGCTGAAAATGCCAACAATGCAGAAGCATATGCATAATCCTCACATGAGAAACAGAGGAAAATTCTTTTAA
- a CDS encoding trimeric intracellular cation channel family protein — protein sequence MHEQFNFAIEVLGTISFSMSGSFAAMQKRLDPFGVLIIAFVTSVGGGTVRDLLLDIPVFWMHDLLTCALIILTSIFTMIFKSLEKNFQVTLFIFDSFGLGLFTIIGIQKGLHVGIHPLICIGLGTITGCFGGIIRDILLNRIPLIFRKEIYATACIVGGSIFLLLTKFTPLSFTVIQIFTILLIVTIRTLAVKYHWQIPKFYGYNNDAEM from the coding sequence ATGCACGAACAGTTCAATTTTGCCATAGAAGTACTCGGAACGATTTCCTTTTCCATGTCGGGAAGCTTTGCCGCCATGCAAAAACGTCTGGATCCGTTTGGAGTCCTTATTATTGCATTCGTGACTTCTGTTGGAGGCGGAACTGTAAGAGATTTATTGCTCGATATTCCGGTCTTCTGGATGCATGATCTCCTGACTTGCGCGTTGATTATCCTGACCAGTATTTTCACCATGATTTTTAAATCTCTTGAAAAAAACTTTCAGGTTACCTTATTTATTTTTGACAGCTTCGGACTTGGATTATTTACAATAATCGGGATTCAAAAGGGATTGCATGTCGGTATACATCCTTTGATATGTATTGGTTTGGGAACTATTACAGGTTGCTTCGGAGGGATTATCCGGGATATTTTACTCAACAGAATTCCTTTAATCTTCAGAAAAGAAATTTATGCAACAGCCTGCATTGTTGGGGGCTCCATATTTTTACTGTTAACAAAATTTACCCCTCTTTCTTTTACGGTCATTCAGATTTTTACCATTTTATTAATTGTAACGATCAGAACTTTAGCCGTAAAATACCATTGGCAGATTCCGAAATTCTACGGGTATAATAATGATGCTGAAATGTGA
- the coaD gene encoding pantetheine-phosphate adenylyltransferase, with protein MKIAVFPGSFDPITLGHYDIIERAAPLFDKLIIAIGQNSQKKYMFPLEKRIEFIQNSVAEFPNVEVDFFEGLTVDYCFEKNAQYIIRGLRNPADFEFEKAIAHTNRTLAHKKLETVFLLTSSGKSFISSSIVREIINHGGEYELLVPDSVRVEKEK; from the coding sequence ATGAAAATTGCTGTTTTCCCGGGATCTTTTGATCCTATTACTCTAGGACATTACGATATTATTGAAAGAGCAGCTCCGCTTTTTGATAAATTAATCATTGCCATTGGCCAGAATTCTCAGAAAAAATATATGTTTCCTCTGGAAAAAAGGATAGAATTTATTCAAAATTCCGTTGCAGAGTTTCCCAACGTGGAAGTGGATTTCTTTGAAGGATTAACTGTAGATTATTGTTTTGAAAAAAATGCTCAATACATTATCAGAGGTTTAAGGAATCCTGCAGATTTTGAATTTGAAAAAGCCATTGCCCATACCAACAGAACACTGGCTCATAAAAAACTTGAAACGGTATTTTTATTAACTTCATCAGGAAAATCTTTCATCAGCAGCAGCATTGTAAGAGAAATTATCAACCACGGCGGAGAATATGAACTGCTGGTTCCGGATTCCGTTAGAGTTGAAAAAGAAAAATAA
- a CDS encoding D-alanine--D-alanine ligase, which translates to MNKKNVAVVMGGYSDEYVVSLKSGQLIYDSLDRNLYNVYKVVILKNEWYFLDENDKKYSINKGDFSVALDNNETLQFDVCFNIIHGTPGENGILQAYWDAIGQKYTGCDFYQSALTFNKKDTLAVLSKYGIPSAKSVYLRKGEEINVDEIIENLGLPVFVKPNQSGSSLGISKVKEKSKLIAATEIAFKEDDEILIESFLDGMEVSVGVIDFKGETIVLGITEIVPQNEFFDYEAKYEGASEEITPARIDDETRLRVEEIAKRAYNSLGMSGFSRSEYILMNGIPYMLEMNTNPGFSPASILPQQAKIYGISITDLCGNEVEKALAKNLK; encoded by the coding sequence ATGAACAAAAAAAATGTTGCCGTAGTAATGGGAGGCTATTCTGATGAATACGTTGTTTCCTTAAAAAGCGGTCAATTGATCTATGATTCTTTAGACAGAAACTTATACAATGTATACAAAGTAGTTATCCTCAAAAATGAATGGTATTTTTTGGACGAAAATGATAAAAAATATAGCATTAATAAAGGCGATTTTTCAGTCGCATTAGATAATAATGAAACATTACAATTTGATGTCTGCTTTAATATCATCCACGGAACACCCGGAGAAAACGGAATCCTACAGGCGTACTGGGATGCTATCGGACAAAAATATACCGGCTGCGATTTTTACCAAAGCGCCTTAACATTCAATAAAAAAGATACATTAGCAGTACTTTCAAAATATGGAATTCCTTCCGCAAAAAGTGTTTATTTAAGAAAAGGAGAAGAAATCAATGTTGATGAAATTATAGAAAATCTTGGACTTCCGGTTTTTGTGAAGCCTAACCAATCAGGATCTTCTTTAGGAATCTCAAAGGTTAAAGAAAAATCTAAGTTGATTGCAGCAACAGAAATTGCATTCAAAGAAGATGATGAGATTTTAATCGAAAGTTTTCTAGACGGAATGGAAGTTTCTGTCGGTGTAATTGATTTTAAAGGAGAAACGATTGTTCTAGGAATTACAGAAATCGTTCCTCAAAATGAATTCTTCGATTATGAAGCAAAATATGAAGGTGCTTCCGAAGAAATTACTCCGGCAAGAATTGATGATGAAACAAGACTTAGAGTAGAAGAAATTGCAAAAAGAGCCTACAATTCTTTGGGAATGAGCGGCTTTTCCAGAAGCGAATATATTCTGATGAACGGGATTCCTTATATGCTGGAAATGAATACAAATCCTGGATTCTCGCCTGCAAGTATTCTTCCTCAACAGGCAAAAATCTACGGAATCTCTATTACCGATCTTTGCGGAAATGAAGTTGAAAAAGCGTTAGCCAAAAACCTGAAATAG